Proteins encoded in a region of the Elaeis guineensis isolate ETL-2024a chromosome 7, EG11, whole genome shotgun sequence genome:
- the LOC105047851 gene encoding 26S proteasome regulatory subunit 8 homolog A, protein MATVAVEKQAVAAMGEKQAVVEGEMFSSAAKVRGGGGGEGLRQYYLQHIHDLQLQLRQKTHNLNRLEAQRNELNSRVRMLREELQLLQEPGSYVGEVVKVMGKSKVLVKVHPEGKYVVDIDKNIDITKITPSTRVALRNDSYVLHLILPSKVDPLVNLMKVEKVPDSTYDMIGGLDQQIKEIKEVIELPIKHPELFESLGIAQPKGVLLYGPPGTGKTLLARAVAHHTDCTFIRVSGSELVQKYIGEGSRMVRELFVMAREHAPSIIFMDEIDSIGSARMESGTGNGDSEVQRTMLELLNQLDGFEASNKIKVLMATNRIDILDQALLRPGRIDRKIEFPNPNEESRLDILKIHSRKMNLMRGIDLKKIAEKMNGASGAELKAVCTEAGMFALRERRVHVTQEDFEMAVAKVMKKETEKNMSLRKLWK, encoded by the exons ATGGCGACGGTGGCGGTCGAGAAGCAGGCGGTGGCGGCGATGGGGGAGAAGCAGGCGGTGGTGGAAGGAGAGATGTTCTCGTCGGCGGCGAAGGtaaggggaggaggaggaggagaagggctgCGGCAGTACTACCTGCAGCACATCCACGACCTCCAGCTTCAGCTCCGTCAGAAGACGCACAACCTCAACCGCCTCGAGGCCCAGCGCAACGAGCTCAACTCCCGAG TAAGAATGCTCCGAGAGGAGCTACAACTACTTCAAGAGCCTGGGTCGTATGTTGGTGAGGTGGTGAAAGTTATGGGGAAATCAAAGGTCTTAGTCAAG GTTCATCCAGAAGGGAAATACGTTGTGGATATTGATAAGAACATTGATATAACAAAGATCACACCGTCAACCAGAGTTGCTCTTCGTAATGATAGTTATGTGCTTCACCTAATCTTGCCTAGCAAAGTGGATCCTTTAGTTAATCTTATGAAAGTTGAAAAGGTTCCTGATTCTACTTATGACATGATTGGCGGTCTTGACCAGCAAATCAAAGAGATAAAGGAG GTCATTGAGCTTCCAATCAAACATCCTGAATTATTTGAAAGCCTTGGAATAGCTCAACCAAAG GGAGTGTTGCTTTATGGGCCTCCAGGTACTGGGAAGACTCTGCTAGCAAGAGCTGTTGCCCATCATACTGATTGCACCTTCATTCGAGTTTCTGGATCTGAGTTGGTTCAGAAATACATTGGAGAAGGCTCCAGAATGGTCCGGGAACTCTTTGTTATGGCTAG GGAACATGCGCCGTCAATCATCTTCATGGATGAAATCGACAGCATTGGATCTGCTAGAATGGAGTCAGGCACTGGCAATGGTGACAGTGAAGTTCAACGTACCATGCTTGAGCTTCTCAACCAGCTTGATGGATTTGAAGCATCAAACAAGATCAAG GTTCTGATGGCCACAAACCGGATAGACATCTTGGATCAAGCGCTCCTCAGGCCTGGTCGGATAGATAGAAAAATTGAGTTCCCTAACCCAAATGAAGAG TCCCGTTTGGATATCTTGAAAATTCACTCAAGAAAGATGAACTTGATGAGGGGTATTGATCTTAAAAAGATTGCAGAAAAGATGAATGGTGCATCTGGAGCAGAACTCAAG GCAGTGTGCACGGAAGCAGGAATGTTTGCACTCAGGGAGCGAAGGGTTCATGTAACACAGGAGGATTTTGAGATGGCAGTTGCCAAGGTCATGAAGAAAGAGACCGAGAAGAATATGTCACTAAGAAAACTGTGGAAGTAG